Genomic DNA from Thermodesulfovibrionales bacterium:
AGACCTCGCTCCCCATGATCTGGGACATGATTATCCTGCAGACAGGGCATCTGTATTTTTACTTGCCTATGATTCATATAACCAGCTTCCGAAACATGTAAGGGCAGTAGATGTCCTTCAATTAAAAAAGGACAAAACCCTCACTTCTATAAAGGATGGAGTAGAATATTATCTTTTGATGGATAAGGCATGTGGAGTTAATTATTTTAAAGACCTTGAGGAAATGAAAGATAAGACATCCCTTAATGAAAGAGACAGGAACAAGATCAAGACAATGGTTAATTACCTTGCAGAGATTCATTCTTTAAAACCCGAGATTGAGCCTAATCTTAAAAGATCCCTTTATCTCAGAAAGCTCAGGGATACTATAGGTCATGGAGAATGTCTTATGGGAGTCTTTGATACCTATCCTGAAGGTACACTCAGTTATAAGGAAATGGAAGAGACTGAAATCCTTGCAATTCCATGGCGATACAGATTAAGAAACAGGATAAACAGATTATGCCAGATTCATGGAGATTTTCATCCAGGAAACATATGGTTCAGAGATGGAGATTTTATCCTCCTTGACAGGTCAAGAGGGCCATGGGGCGAGGCTGCTGATGATATAACTGCACTTACAGTAAATTATATATTCTTTTCAATAAAATACCATGGCTTAGTAAAAAGCCCCTATACTGATGCCCTTGAATTGTTTTACAATGAATACATGGAACTAACAGGAGACAGGGAACTCCTGAGCACGGTTCAACCCTTTTACGCCTTCAGAGCTGCTGTTGTAGGTAACCCTGTTTTTTATCCTGATCTTACCCCTGAAAGCAGAAGGGCTATATTTAACTTTATGAAAAATATCCTTAAAAAGGATATATTTGAACCTGACAATGTTAATCAATTAACCGGAGGTGCTTCATGAAGGTGATTCTCAAAGAAGACATTAAATCCCTTGGGAAAGCAGGAGATATTGTGAATGTCTCTGACGGTTATGCAAGGAATTATCTTATCCCCAGGGGATTAGCCCTTGTTGCAGATGAGAAGAATATAAAGACCTTTGAGCTCCAGAAGAAAAAGCTACTTGAGGCAATAGAGAAGGAGAAGGCTCGCAACCTTGAATTTGCTGAAAGGTTAAAGAATTTAACTGTTACTATAAAGGCCAAGGCAGGAGAGGATGGTAAACTCTTTGGTTCAATAACCACCATGCATATATCAGAGGCCCTTAGGAAAGAAGGAATAGAGCTTGACAGGAAAAGGATCGTACTTTCTGAGCCTATTAAAAGAACAGGTGAATACAGGGTGGCAGTGAAACTACCTCATGAAATAAATTCAGAGTTCACACTGAGGGTTCTTAATGAAAGTTGATCTTTCCTATGACAGGGTTCTTCCCCAGAATATAGAGGCAGAGCAATCTGTCCTCGGAGCAATCCTGCTTGATAATGAGGCTATCTCCAGTGCCCTTGAGATACTTGAACCCTCTGATTTTTACAGAGAAGCT
This window encodes:
- the rplI gene encoding 50S ribosomal protein L9 — its product is MKVILKEDIKSLGKAGDIVNVSDGYARNYLIPRGLALVADEKNIKTFELQKKKLLEAIEKEKARNLEFAERLKNLTVTIKAKAGEDGKLFGSITTMHISEALRKEGIELDRKRIVLSEPIKRTGEYRVAVKLPHEINSEFTLRVLNES